The Methanobrevibacter oralis genome window below encodes:
- a CDS encoding AAA family ATPase: MTNMWMVRAGKGAFLIDIFKNKQLVAMGWDLGDLSDKSSEEITQLVNIRYARSSNNRKSVIASQERKFRYDIKVNDHVLTYDLKNRLFLLGIINSDYYFSKEKVHEDYSDIRDVKWIGEIPRDNLKDSTNKTLGTAITLFNINDDAKEDILSNVEKLDFHKKESPVNIWKITAGKNEVSDEVWDIFKKESYVGIDYSYGNSNIDYSKFKSQNDIKSFLGDKITSKSVAPSTIWKFINVVKKGDVVVVNKGLSKLAGIGIVTGDFIPQTENNHKNEFDLNNIRSVDWILTPDILEIEDHFFAPTTFVEVSNYPYYWNNLVYAISRTDDVLKNKILNFLFNAFYDDYFNVEIGKTHFNKYKLEKDEVNKVWNEILDKYSSNEYIANDIWEKLLNRPIKVHTDGVNNIKSAIQGKINYSDEEMDRVAIAFFEVIKDLLNADDTIAQKEILNEYAKNEYSKGFKSSRLSSILYYLDNSFYVINNKSVYTLKALSWMFGDEISFDSDLKHYIDNNEKFKKLLNKINNSSSFNKININDFEIFDMFCHWMCDKKLGNYAGKSQYSSKNAKMLPITLISNDIVIEKRKYQKLNLNPDLLEVKLREFKILSNKVMQICASLNAGKHIILDGTPGTGKTDLALKFSSAAEENKFMDGYILTTATSDWSTFDTIGGLMPGEDGKLSFHEGKFLEAISLNKWLIIDEINRADIDKAFGQLFTVLSGQNVELPYKENGKSIKIKNWDEIYSKHDFKTATYYIGKNWRIIGTMNVDDKDSLFDLSYAFMRRFMFIDVDLPNDEDYKKIIETWANNLDDEYINQLLKIHQIIQYKKIGPAIFKDMIDYIKQRSKLNNDSIEVVLTESVESYIIPQLEGLNKSKIEKIRLFFENLGIDVNKKLNELLPKF, translated from the coding sequence ATGACAAATATGTGGATGGTTAGAGCTGGAAAAGGTGCTTTTTTAATAGATATTTTTAAGAATAAACAATTAGTAGCTATGGGTTGGGATTTGGGAGATTTATCTGATAAATCTTCAGAGGAAATTACTCAATTAGTTAATATAAGGTATGCAAGATCTAGTAATAATAGAAAATCTGTCATTGCTTCTCAAGAAAGGAAATTTAGGTATGATATTAAAGTTAATGATCATGTTTTAACTTATGATTTAAAGAATAGGCTTTTTTTATTGGGAATTATTAATTCAGATTATTATTTTTCTAAAGAAAAAGTTCATGAGGATTACTCTGATATTCGGGATGTTAAATGGATTGGGGAAATTCCGCGAGATAATTTAAAAGATTCAACAAATAAAACTTTAGGAACAGCAATTACATTATTCAATATTAATGATGATGCTAAGGAGGATATTTTAAGTAATGTTGAAAAGTTAGATTTTCATAAAAAAGAAAGTCCAGTTAATATTTGGAAAATCACAGCAGGTAAAAATGAGGTATCGGATGAAGTATGGGATATTTTTAAAAAAGAGTCTTATGTAGGGATTGATTATTCTTATGGAAACTCTAATATTGATTATTCTAAATTTAAAAGCCAAAATGATATTAAGTCTTTTTTAGGAGATAAAATTACCTCAAAATCAGTTGCACCATCTACTATTTGGAAATTTATTAATGTTGTTAAAAAAGGGGATGTTGTCGTTGTTAACAAAGGTTTAAGTAAATTAGCAGGAATTGGTATTGTCACTGGAGATTTTATTCCTCAAACAGAAAATAATCATAAAAATGAATTTGATTTGAATAATATAAGAAGTGTTGATTGGATTTTAACTCCGGATATCTTAGAAATTGAAGACCATTTTTTTGCACCAACTACTTTTGTTGAAGTTTCTAATTATCCTTATTATTGGAATAATCTTGTTTATGCGATTTCTAGAACTGATGACGTGTTAAAAAATAAAATTTTGAATTTTTTATTTAATGCTTTTTATGATGATTATTTTAATGTTGAGATTGGTAAAACTCATTTCAATAAATATAAATTAGAAAAAGATGAAGTTAATAAAGTTTGGAACGAAATTTTAGATAAATATTCCTCTAATGAATATATTGCTAATGATATTTGGGAAAAACTTTTAAACAGACCTATTAAGGTTCATACTGATGGTGTTAATAATATCAAATCAGCTATTCAAGGAAAAATTAATTATTCTGATGAAGAAATGGATAGGGTAGCTATTGCCTTTTTTGAGGTTATTAAAGATTTGTTAAATGCAGATGATACGATTGCTCAAAAAGAAATTTTAAATGAATATGCTAAAAATGAGTATTCTAAAGGGTTTAAATCATCTAGATTAAGTTCTATTTTGTATTATTTGGATAATTCGTTTTATGTAATAAATAATAAAAGTGTTTATACATTAAAAGCATTATCATGGATGTTTGGTGATGAAATATCATTCGATTCTGATTTAAAACACTATATTGATAATAATGAAAAGTTTAAAAAATTGCTTAATAAAATTAATAATAGCTCAAGTTTTAATAAAATCAACATAAATGATTTTGAAATATTTGATATGTTTTGTCATTGGATGTGTGACAAAAAATTAGGCAATTATGCAGGTAAAAGTCAGTATTCAAGTAAAAATGCAAAAATGCTTCCAATTACTTTGATTAGTAATGATATTGTGATTGAGAAACGTAAATATCAAAAACTCAATTTAAATCCAGATTTATTAGAAGTTAAATTAAGAGAATTTAAAATACTTTCTAATAAAGTAATGCAAATTTGTGCTTCATTAAATGCAGGAAAACACATTATTCTAGATGGAACTCCTGGGACTGGTAAAACAGACCTTGCTTTAAAGTTTTCATCAGCTGCTGAAGAAAATAAATTTATGGATGGTTATATTTTAACAACTGCAACTTCCGACTGGTCTACTTTTGATACCATTGGCGGTTTAATGCCTGGTGAAGATGGTAAACTATCTTTCCATGAAGGTAAATTTTTAGAAGCTATTAGTTTAAATAAATGGTTAATTATTGATGAAATTAATCGTGCAGATATTGATAAAGCATTTGGACAGCTTTTCACAGTTTTATCAGGTCAAAATGTAGAATTACCTTATAAAGAAAATGGAAAATCCATAAAAATTAAAAATTGGGATGAAATTTATTCTAAACATGATTTTAAAACTGCCACATATTATATTGGTAAAAATTGGAGGATTATTGGAACAATGAATGTTGATGATAAAGATTCATTATTTGATTTATCCTATGCATTTATGAGAAGATTCATGTTTATTGATGTTGATTTACCTAATGATGAAGATTATAAAAAGATAATTGAAACTTGGGCTAATAATTTAGATGATGAGTATATTAATCAATTATTAAAAATTCATCAAATAATTCAATATAAAAAAATAGGTCCCGCAATTTTTAAAGACATGATTGATTATATCAAGCAAAGATCTAAGCTTAATAATGATTCTATTGAGGTAGTTTTAACAGAAAGTGTGGAATCGTATATTATTCCTCAACTTGAAGGTTTAAATAAATCTAAAATTGAAAAAATTAGATTATTTTTTGAAAATTTAGGTATAGATGTTAATAAGAAATTAAATGAATTACTCCCTAAATTTTAG